A region of the Ranitomeya variabilis isolate aRanVar5 chromosome 5, aRanVar5.hap1, whole genome shotgun sequence genome:
attcgcaccaaattatacgccccacggagatctatcttagagaaccacttggccccctttatgcgagcaaacaaatcagtcagcagtggcaacggatattgatatttaaccgtgattttattcaaaagccgataatcaatacacggtcttaaagagccatctttcttagccacaaagaaaaatccggctcctaagggagatgacgaaggacgaatatgtcccttttccaaggactcctttatatattctcgcatagcagcatgttcaggcacagacagattaaataaacgacccttagggtatttactacccggaatcaaatctatggcacaatcgcactcccggtgcggaggtaatgaaccaagcttaggttcttcaaaaacgtcacgatattcagtcaagaattcaggaatctcagagggaatagatgatgaaatggaaaccacaggtacgtccccatgcgtccccttacatccccagcttaacacagacatagctttccagtcaaggactgggttatgagattgcagccatggcaatccaagcaccaacacatcatgtaggttatacagcacaagaaagcgaataatctcctgatgatccggattaatccgcatagttacttgtgtccagtattgtggtttattactagccaatggggtggagtcaatccccttcaggggtataggagtttcaagaggctccaaatcatacccacagcgtttggcaaaggaccaatccataagactcaaagcggcgccagagtcgacataggcatccgcggtaatagatgataaagaacaaatcagggtcacagatagaataaacttagactgtaaagtgccaattgaaacagacttatcaagcttcttagtacgcttagagcatgctgatataacatgagttgaatcaccgcaatagaagcacaacccattttttcgtcttaaattctgccgttcacttctggacagaattctatcacattgcatattctctggcgtcttctcagtagacaccgccaaatggtgcacaggtttgcgctcccgcagatgcctatcgatctggatagccattgtcatggactcattcagacccgcaggcacagggaaccccaccataacatccttaatggcatcagagagaccctctctgaaattcgccgccagggcgcactcattccactgagtaagcacagcccatttacggaatttctggcagtatatttcagcttcgtcttgcccctgagatagggacatcaaggccttttccgcctgaagctctaactgaggttcctcataaagcaaccccaaggccagaaaaaacgcatccacattgagcaacgcaggatcccctggagccaatgcaaaagcccaatcctgagggtcgccccggagcaaggaaatcacaatcctgacctgctgagcaggatctccagcagagcgagatttcagggacaaaaacaacttgcaattatttttgaaattttgaaagcaagatctattccccgagaaaaattcaggcaaaggaattctaggttcagatataggaacatgaacaacaaaatcttgtaaattttgaactttcgtggtgagattattcaaacctgcagctaaactctgaatatccattttaaacaggtgaacacagagccattccaggattagaaggagagagagagagagaaaggctgcaatataggcagacttgcaagagattcaattacaagcacactcagaactgaagggaagggaaaaaaaaaaaaaaatcttcagcagacttctcttttctctcctttctctgtcaattaatttaaccctttttggccggtcaaactgttatggttctcaatggcaagagaacatagcccagcaaacataagtactagctcttggaaggatggaaactaaactgaccatgaactaaacctgccgcacaactaacagtagccgggtagcgttgcctacgttttttatccctagacgcccagcaccggccggaggactaactaaacctggcagaggaaaatatagtcctggctcacctctagagaaatttccccgataggcagacagaggcccccacatatattggcggtgattttagatgaaatgacaaacgtagtatgaaaataggtttagcaaaattgaggtccgcttactagatagcaggaagacagaaagggcactttcatggtcagctgaaaaccctatcaaaataccatcctgaaattactttaagactctagtattaactcataacatcagagtggcaatttcagatcacaagagctttccagacacagaaacgaaactacagctgtgaactggaacaaaatgcaaaaacaaacgaggactaaagtccaacttagctgggaattgtctagaagcaggaacatgcgcagaaaggcttctgattacaatgttgaccggcatggaagtgacagaggagcaaggttaaatagcgactcccacatcctgatggaaacaggtgaacagaggggatgatgcacaccagttcaattccaccagtggccaccgggggagcccaaaatccaatttcacaacagggggggtTGATTTAATATTTATACcgagtttttatagcgggtttttctgattggcagctgtcacacactttttattgcaaaaaaatagtttttgcgtccaaacattttgagagctataatttttccatattttggtccacagagtcatgtgaggttttttgcgggacaagttgacgttttaattggtaccattttcgggcatatgacgctttttgatcgctttttattccaatttttgttaggcagaatgaacaaaaaaacagcaattcatgaatttctttttggggggcgtttatatcattctgtgtttgataaaattgataaagcagttttattcttcgcgtTAGTAAAATTAcattgatacctcatttatatttttttatgtgttggcgcttttatacaataaaaactattttatataaaaaataattatttttgcatcactttattctgagggctataacatttttatttttttgctgatgatgctgtatggcagatcgttttttgcgggacaagatgatgttttcagcggtaccatgtttattcatatccatctttttgatcgcgtgttattccactttttgttcggcagtttgatgataaagcattgttttttgcctagttttttttttttacaattttatatGTCGGTCCGTTTCAGATGCAGCGGATCTAAATatatgtgcttttattgttttctttatttacataaagaaatgtatttattggaacaatatttatttttatttttttctttatttaggaaatgttttcaaatatttttacacagtgtaatttttcttttttttacattgtcccagggtgggacatcactgtatattgtcagatcgctgatctgacactttgcaaagcactgtgtcagatcagcgatctgactggcaGTGCAGAAGGCTTTcaagtgcttgctctgagcaggcgcttgcaagccacctccctgcaggacctggaaggacccccgcggctatcttggatccggggcctgcagggaggaaaatggaggagaccctcagaacaatgcgatcacatcgcgttgttctctgGGTCTCAGGGCACGCAGGGAGCcgtctccctgcgtgatgcttccccatGCCACCGAAAtgatgcgatcatgtttgatcgcagtgttccgagggttaatgtgtcaggagcggtccatgaccgctcctggcacatagtgccagatgtcagctgtgatagtcagctgactccaggccgcgatctgccgcgctctcctcgtgagtgcggctgatcgcatgtgacgtactatcccatcgatggtCATATGGGCTCGGGTCACCTCGAttgggatagtatgtcagatgtcagaaaggggttaaatcacagcgCTGATGTGTGTATGATGTGCGCTGGTGTGTAtgtcttaaagaggacctgtcagtaTGATTTTGCATGTTACAGCAAAGGCATGGCCATGATGGTGTTATAATACAGTTTAAATATATACCTTTGATAAAGAAATCCACATAGtagttcttctttaatcaccattcaAAATTTTGGTGTAATAAGCTGTGCAATGGAGCAGGACTGTGACTATGGATTTTGGCTCTTGCCCTGATGCTTCGCCTGTCTCTGGTGTCTATATTAAGGGTCACTAATTTGTAAATGATCTGTCTACTGTTTGAAAGTTTGAGCTGGTGCCATCCAAGTGTGTGTGTGGCACTTACTGTGTATGGCACTTGGCAGATGTAATGGGGTACCAAAAAACTTACCCACAGTCCCTCCACGATGCATGTAAATCTTATTACACCAATACCTAATAAGCTGATTAAAGAACAATCACCATGAAGATTTCTTCACTAAAGGTATCTATTTAATCTGCAGAACTTCAGAACTTGCTTTTAATTTAATATGCAAAATTGTGAGGAGATATTATTCTTAAACACTCTTCATTAAGAATGGTGTGCAAAAAGCTAGGTTAGATGAATAGAAGCCTATGAGCTAAGTGTATACAGTCAATGTGAGattacagatttcctttaatgttCATTAATAAAAAATTCCAGAACTGTACATAACTTTTAAGTTATAAATAATGATATTACAATCTAAAAAAAGACTATCCATGGCAAAAAAGTATGAGGAAAAATACCACATTCTTATAAAGCACATATAAAATTAGAAAGCACATATAAAAGAAAATCACATATTCCATattaataaagcttttttttttcctattcaagTGTACAGAAGAATATTATGAAGACACAGATATTGAAGACGAGGAAGAAGAGTCTGAAGAAGTGATTGATACAGAAGTAGAACTGAGTGATGAAGGAGAATCATCACCTGAACCTACAGAACATTCACATGAAGAAGATGAGCAAGAACATACAACTGAAGAGTGGGAAGAAGGGGAAGAAGACAAAGGAGATCAGGAAAGTGATGAAAGTGAGACAGAAGGTGAAAGTGAAGGATCTTCATACGATGTATTGGCTTACTCTTCAGAAGAAGCCCAACAAACATCTGATGAATATGGTGAAAGTGTTTCAGAAGAGAGTTATGTTGATATTAGTGAGCCATCGTCTATTTATGAATCCGACACTACTGCTCAAGAGCAAATCGCTGAAGGCACTTCTAGTGAAGAGGAACAAACAGAAGATCAGCAAGTTATTGAAGTGACTGATGAGGAAGAATCATCACCTGAACCTACAGAAGATTCATATGAAGAAGATGAACAAGAATATGAAACTGAAGAGTGGGAAGAACTTGAAGAAGGCAAAGGAGATCAGAAAAGTGATGAAGGTGAGACAGAAGGTGAAAGTGAAGGATCTTCAGACGATGTACTAGCTCACTCATCGGAAGAAGCTCAACAAACCTCTGATGAATATAGTGAAAGTGTTTCAGAAGAAAGTTTTGTTGATGTTAGTGACCCATCATCTTATGATTCTGAAACTACACCTCAAGAGAAAATCCCCGAAGGCACTTCTAGTGAAGAGGAACAAACAGAAGATCACCAAGTTAGTGAAGTGACTGATGAGGAAGAATCATCACCTGAATCTACAGAAGATAAACAAGAACATGAAACTAAAGAGTGGGAAGAAGGGGAAGAAGACAAAGCAGATCAGGAAAGAGATGAAGGTGAGACCGATGTTGATGTTAGTGAGCCAACGTCTACTTATGAATCCGACACTGCAACTCCAGAGCAAATCACTGAAGACACTTTTAGTGAAGAGGATCAAACAGAAGATCAGCAAGTTATTGAAGTGACTGATGAGGAAGAATCATCACCTGAACCTACAGAACTTTCATATGAAAAAGATGAACAAGAACATGACAGTGCAGAGGGGCAAGAAGGTGAAAAAGATCAAAGAGATCAGGAAGGTGATGAGGGTGAGATAGAAGGTGAGAGTGAAGGATCTGCAGCTGATGTACTAGTTCCCCTTTCAGGAGAAGAAGCACACCTACAGCCATCAAATGAATATAGTGAAAGTACTTCTGAACAGAGTCTTGTTGAAGGTAGTGAACCATCATCTACCCATGATACCAATACTAGACCCCCAGAGCTAATCACTGATGGCAGTTATGATGAATATTGGCAAGGTATTGAAGTTACTGATGAAGCAGAGTCATCTCTTGAACCTACAGAATATTCATTCAATTATGATGAACAAGAGCATGAAGATAAAGAAAGGCAGGGGATGTCAATTGAACATCGTTCAGATTTTCCTGACTCAAGCAAAATCAAGGTaacaattttaatttattttttaagttgTTAACCAAAGTTTGATTTCAAAGCATTTAATTTTATGACTAACCTATATTATTACTTTACCATCAGCAGTATGAAGAAGAAGATGTACAGGAATACTCACAACACAAAGATAGTTATGACAGTTCTGATTATGAATGTCCTTCAGATGTAAgtatttttttcttgtttgttttgtttatttaAAAGCTTTTAAGGCATTTGATTTTTTTCATTGAAGTGTATACATAATTAATGAAAATATTTACTGTAGCTTTACCACCCAGTTGGTAGTTCTGGCAAATTCCATATGGGTAGGTGCCCATATTTAGACATTTGTATCTTCCTCCCTTCAGGCATGCCCTTGATTTATAGCTTTGTAATTTCCCAATTCTGAAACCAAGTGAGAAAGAGTACTCACTGCTGAGATTACATCATTCAGATGAGGTGAATCATCTAAACCTTATGCTGGGGTGGGCACACGGACCCTGGGCATTGAAACAGCAGGTAAGAAGGCACATGGGCAGTGAGAACTTGGCACACCCAGGAATATCAGGAGCAGTAGGATGGATGAGGTGGAAATCAGAAGGGATGAATGCAAGCATAAACTCAAAAAGCACAAATGGTTTAGTACATGAAACATAGGGGTAGAATCTTAATACTAAGTGTATGTGTTATAGGGCCTTGAACAAGTCTTGGAAAATAATGTAATTTAtccaagctgggaaatttgcaaaaTCCAACATGGAGCACAATAGTGGGCACCAGGCCCATGTGAATGAAGCAGACTCTAGGATACCTGGGACAGCTGTATAACAAGAACACACACGCACACCTTAGAATGGCCATGCAAAGAACTCTAGAAAAATACTGACATTGTACAGGCCAATCTTGAAAGGACAAGGCACAGGAACAtgaaccaaattcattaagagcctGTTGATGGATTTTTTGGGTGGGCATCGTTATGCCCTGTCCTGCCCATTTTCCACCAACAGATCTGACTGGAACTTGCCCAGAATTCACTAAAAAACAGAATTCTCTAAATATTTGTACAACTCTGAGTTGCACAAATATTAGGCAACATATTATCTCTCAAAGACACTTTGATAAATTGATCGCCTTATTCAATCACCCTAGAGCTCTTTAAAAATGTCTGCAGTTGGATATGATTGTTTGTTCAGAAGTCATTGTTCTTTAAGATCCCTCAGAGAGAAAATATTTGGCTGAGAAATATGTGAACTGATTTAGTTCAACAACACTTTGGACCTATAAACTTTTAAATACAGCAAGAAGGACATATGCTTTGTTATTTGCACAGAAATAGTGACACTGCTAAAATCCCTTAGTGTTCTTGCCCACTGCAatatccatttaaccccttcaacacCTTATTTTTTTTCCGcttttgagtttccgttttttaATCCCCTtcctcccagaaccataacttttttttacttttcagtcaacatagccatgtgagggcttgattttttttgtggaacgagttgtacttttgaacaacaccattggttttgccatatcgtgtactgaaaaacaggaaacaaattcaaagtgcagtgaaatagcaaaaaaagtgaaattccacaattatttcttgttttgttttatttactatgttcactgaatgctaaaacggaTCTGCTATTATGATTGTCCAGGTTATTACAAGTTCGTAGATACAAAACATGTATaagttctttttatttaagtgttaAAAAAAACCCAAAGTTTCTATAACAAATAAAAAGTCATCATGTTTCAAGAccagtagagtctccatttttagtgatctgtAGCTGGGTGAGGGCTAACGTTTGAGTGCTGAGCTGACATCTTTATTGATACCAttctggtgtagatatgatcttttgatcatgtgttgttgcattttaatgaaatgttgcaGCGattaaaaaaaaacgtaatttcttTTCTCGTTAAGACATTTACCGGTCAGATTACTTCCTTTGACatgttgatagatcaggcgattctgaatgcggcaataccaaatatgtgggtttttttttaattgttttattttgaatggggagtgatttgaacttttatatatttttttatatttttaaaatcttttttttttaaacttttaactggtttcaatagtctccatgggagactagaagctgcgatcatccaatcaCCTGTGCTgcacagagcagggcttcagctcacttgctatgagcgccgaccactgggcggcgctcatagctatccagcaatgacaaccacaggggtctgttacagacctcaggttgtcatgccaacccattggcgacctgcggtcatgtgacacaggcgctgatgggtgggattagtgatgcacttccagcgcaatcatgttaaatgccactatcagatattgacagcggcatttaacatgttagcaGCCGCAGGTAGATCATGATTTCACCCGAGGCTCTCAGAGGCACATGTCATCTGGTGAAATCCTGGAAAAGTTGCGGGCTTACAGGGGACGCCACCTTAGATGTAACTAGACTTctaaggtggtaaaggggttagcCCCATACAGTGTTATGCCCCTCCAAAATGCCTTCCACATACTGCATTATGCCcttcagtgaattcctccacacacAGAATGATTTCCCATGGTATGATATGCTCTGATTCTGATGTCCTCCTCACAGTATAGTGTGCTGACAGTTCTTCTCCACTCAGTATATTGTACCCTGTCACATCTCCATTAAATCCTGCTCCTGCGACTTCTATTTCTGTCACAAGGTGCCACCATTTTTACTATGCGGGCAGCACTGATGAAAGAATTGTCAGAACCAGAAGCTTTTGATGGTGTGCTCTGTCCAGTCACTAAGTTGGAATGGATGGGACCTGTAAAGCAGTCCAACCTTGCAATTTGGGTGTGTGTGCTTTCCTGCTGAAGTGATTAGCTTCctgcgccagccaattggagggcaCCAGACCATACTTAGGCTTCTAAGTTGCTTCTGCAAGCTGCcaattatacagtggggaaaataaatattttataccCTGCCAatattgcaagttttcccacctacaaagaacagAGAGGACATtattaatttttatcataggtacacttcaactatgagaaacagaatcttaaaaaaatatccAGAAAAGCACATAGCATAgtatttacataattaatttgcattttattgtatgaaataagtatttgatatattaGAAAAACAGAACTTCAAATTTGGAACAGAaacatttgtttgcaattacagaggtcagacatttcttgTAGTTCTTTAACAAGCTTGTAAacactgtagcagggattttggccttCTCTTAAATACAGATcttctcagggccggactgggactaaaattcagccctggcatttgaagtcacacaggcccacttgtcacatggtgactgtataatatctttgtacacttgtaggctacaagaagtgaggggagtgtaacacgactatataacataattacagctgtatccagcattacagctcagtccccatagaatgtaatacagcacagcccccatagactataatacagcacagcccccatagaatgtaatacagcacagcccccatagaatgtaatacaacacagcccccatagaatgtaatacaacacagcccccatagaatgtaatacaacacagcccccatagaatgtaatacaacacagcccccatagaatgtaatacaacacagcccccatagaatgtaatacaacacagcccccatagaatgtaatacaacaca
Encoded here:
- the LOC143776465 gene encoding uncharacterized protein LOC143776465 isoform X1, which gives rise to MKLATSVVVLAVALFSCLTDHVGSYPFGGNSGSHSSEETSSLEDKSNEQHDDTEHLKKRVVCTEEYYEDTDIEDEEEESEEVIDTEVELSDEGESSPEPTEHSHEEDEQEHTTEEWEEGEEDKGDQESDESETEGESEGSSYDVLAYSSEEAQQTSDEYGESVSEESYVDISEPSSIYESDTTAQEQIAEGTSSEEEQTEDQQVIEVTDEEESSPEPTEDSYEEDEQEYETEEWEELEEGKGDQKSDEGETEGESEGSSDDVLAHSSEEAQQTSDEYSESVSEESFVDVSDPSSYDSETTPQEKIPEGTSSEEEQTEDHQVSEVTDEEESSPESTEDKQEHETKEWEEGEEDKADQERDEGETDVDVSEPTSTYESDTATPEQITEDTFSEEDQTEDQQVIEVTDEEESSPEPTELSYEKDEQEHDSAEGQEGEKDQRDQEGDEGEIEGESEGSAADVLVPLSGEEAHLQPSNEYSESTSEQSLVEGSEPSSTHDTNTRPPELITDGSYDEYWQGIEVTDEAESSLEPTEYSFNYDEQEHEDKERQGMSIEHRSDFPDSSKIKQYEEEDVQEYSQHKDSYDSSDYECPSDDNKDDGHSEQDHFTEKPIKEKHSKEDSASKENSKEDDSPKEKNQANHEKV
- the LOC143776465 gene encoding uncharacterized protein LOC143776465 isoform X3, whose protein sequence is MKLATSVVVLAVALFSCLTDHVGSYPFGGNSGSHSSEETSSLEDKSNEQHDDTEHLKKRVVCTEEYYEDTDIEDEEEESEEVIDTEVELSDEGESSPEPTEHSHEEDEQEHTTEEWEEGEEDKGDQESDESETEGESEGSSYDVLAYSSEEAQQTSDEYGESVSEESYVDISEPSSIYESDTTAQEQIAEGTSSEEEQTEDQQVIEVTDEEESSPEPTEDSYEEDEQEYETEEWEELEEGKGDQKSDEGETEGESEGSSDDVLAHSSEEAQQTSDEYSESVSEESFVDVSDPSSYDSETTPQEKIPEGTSSEEEQTEDHQVSEVTDEEESSPESTEDKQEHETKEWEEGEEDKADQERDEGETDVDVSEPTSTYESDTATPEQITEDTFSEEDQTEDQQVIEVTDEEESSPEPTELSYEKDEQEHDSAEGQEGEKDQRDQEGDEGEIEGESEGSAADVLVPLSGEEAHLQPSNEYSESTSEQSLVEGSEPSSTHDTNTRPPELITDGSYDEYWQGIEVTDEAESSLEPTEYSFNYDEQEHEDKERQGMSIEHRSDFPDSSKIKQYEEEDVQEYSQHKDSYDSSDYECPSDDNKDDGHSEQKHSKEDSASKENSKEDDSPKEKNQANHEKV
- the LOC143776465 gene encoding uncharacterized protein LOC143776465 isoform X5, yielding MKLATSVVVLAVALFSCLTDHVGSYPFGGNSGSHSSEETSSLEDKSNEQHDDTEHLKKRVVCTEEYYEDTDIEDEEEESEEVIDTEVELSDEGESSPEPTEHSHEEDEQEHTTEEWEEGEEDKGDQESDESETEGESEGSSYDVLAYSSEEAQQTSDEYGESVSEESYVDISEPSSIYESDTTAQEQIAEGTSSEEEQTEDQQVIEVTDEEESSPEPTEDSYEEDEQEYETEEWEELEEGKGDQKSDEGETEGESEGSSDDVLAHSSEEAQQTSDEYSESVSEESFVDVSDPSSYDSETTPQEKIPEGTSSEEEQTEDHQVSEVTDEEESSPESTEDKQEHETKEWEEGEEDKADQERDEGETDVDVSEPTSTYESDTATPEQITEDTFSEEDQTEDQQVIEVTDEEESSPEPTELSYEKDEQEHDSAEGQEGEKDQRDQEGDEGEIEGESEGSAADVLVPLSGEEAHLQPSNEYSESTSEQSLVEGSEPSSTHDTNTRPPELITDGSYDEYWQGIEVTDEAESSLEPTEYSFNYDEQEHEDKERQGMSIEHRSDFPDSSKIKQYEEEDVQEYSQHKDSYDSSDYECPSDKHSKEDSASKENSKEDDSPKEKNQANHEKV
- the LOC143776465 gene encoding uncharacterized protein LOC143776465 isoform X2, which encodes MKLATSVVVLAVALFSCLTDHVGSYPFGGNSGSHSSEETSSLEDKSNEQHDDTEHLKKRVVCTEEYYEDTDIEDEEEESEEVIDTEVELSDEGESSPEPTEHSHEEDEQEHTTEEWEEGEEDKGDQESDESETEGESEGSSYDVLAYSSEEAQQTSDEYGESVSEESYVDISEPSSIYESDTTAQEQIAEGTSSEEEQTEDQQVIEVTDEEESSPEPTEDSYEEDEQEYETEEWEELEEGKGDQKSDEGETEGESEGSSDDVLAHSSEEAQQTSDEYSESVSEESFVDVSDPSSYDSETTPQEKIPEGTSSEEEQTEDHQVSEVTDEEESSPESTEDKQEHETKEWEEGEEDKADQERDEGETDVDVSEPTSTYESDTATPEQITEDTFSEEDQTEDQQVIEVTDEEESSPEPTELSYEKDEQEHDSAEGQEGEKDQRDQEGDEGEIEGESEGSAADVLVPLSGEEAHLQPSNEYSESTSEQSLVEGSEPSSTHDTNTRPPELITDGSYDEYWQGIEVTDEAESSLEPTEYSFNYDEQEHEDKERQGMSIEHRSDFPDSSKIKYEEEDVQEYSQHKDSYDSSDYECPSDDNKDDGHSEQDHFTEKPIKEKHSKEDSASKENSKEDDSPKEKNQANHEKV
- the LOC143776465 gene encoding uncharacterized protein LOC143776465 isoform X4, with translation MKLATSVVVLAVALFSCLTDHVGSYPFGGNSGSHSSEETSSLEDKSNEQHDDTEHLKKRVVCTEEYYEDTDIEDEEEESEEVIDTEVELSDEGESSPEPTEHSHEEDEQEHTTEEWEEGEEDKGDQESDESETEGESEGSSYDVLAYSSEEAQQTSDEYGESVSEESYVDISEPSSIYESDTTAQEQIAEGTSSEEEQTEDQQVIEVTDEEESSPEPTEDSYEEDEQEYETEEWEELEEGKGDQKSDEGETEGESEGSSDDVLAHSSEEAQQTSDEYSESVSEESFVDVSDPSSYDSETTPQEKIPEGTSSEEEQTEDHQVSEVTDEEESSPESTEDKQEHETKEWEEGEEDKADQERDEGETDVDVSEPTSTYESDTATPEQITEDTFSEEDQTEDQQVIEVTDEEESSPEPTELSYEKDEQEHDSAEGQEGEKDQRDQEGDEGEIEGESEGSAADVLVPLSGEEAHLQPSNEYSESTSEQSLVEGSEPSSTHDTNTRPPELITDGSYDEYWQGIEVTDEAESSLEPTEYSFNYDEQEHEDKERQGMSIEHRSDFPDSSKIKYEEEDVQEYSQHKDSYDSSDYECPSDDNKDDGHSEQKHSKEDSASKENSKEDDSPKEKNQANHEKV
- the LOC143776465 gene encoding uncharacterized protein LOC143776465 isoform X6, which gives rise to MKLATSVVVLAVALFSCLTDHVGSYPFGGNSGSHSSEETSSLEDKSNEQHDDTEHLKKRVVCTEEYYEDTDIEDEEEESEEVIDTEVELSDEGESSPEPTEHSHEEDEQEHTTEEWEEGEEDKGDQESDESETEGESEGSSYDVLAYSSEEAQQTSDEYGESVSEESYVDISEPSSIYESDTTAQEQIAEGTSSEEEQTEDQQVIEVTDEEESSPEPTEDSYEEDEQEYETEEWEELEEGKGDQKSDEGETEGESEGSSDDVLAHSSEEAQQTSDEYSESVSEESFVDVSDPSSYDSETTPQEKIPEGTSSEEEQTEDHQVSEVTDEEESSPESTEDKQEHETKEWEEGEEDKADQERDEGETDVDVSEPTSTYESDTATPEQITEDTFSEEDQTEDQQVIEVTDEEESSPEPTELSYEKDEQEHDSAEGQEGEKDQRDQEGDEGEIEGESEGSAADVLVPLSGEEAHLQPSNEYSESTSEQSLVEGSEPSSTHDTNTRPPELITDGSYDEYWQGIEVTDEAESSLEPTEYSFNYDEQEHEDKERQGMSIEHRSDFPDSSKIKYEEEDVQEYSQHKDSYDSSDYECPSDKHSKEDSASKENSKEDDSPKEKNQANHEKV